GATTCACGGGAGCAGAGGGAAAAAACCGTCCTCACACCACACACGCAGGTATCAGACGGGGAGGAACCAGTTCTAGAGGTAAAATCGATGGGCAGCCCATCTGTGTTGTCACAGCCACCTCTTCGTACACAGaggttgagttttttttttttttctaaatacaaGGGTTCGCTTCCATGAGAGGCAACTGAGAGGCCCTGTGAAGTGATTTCACGTCCACTCCAAAGCCATTTCAGCCGCCAAAGTCCCGAGTTTCTAAGAATCAAGAAGTCTCAATGGGAGGGGTGATTCCCAGGCATCGCCCTGGGGAAAAAGCAGCACTGACATTATCttagaaatatttcttctgtCTAGTGTGATAACAACTCACTCAGATGCTAAAAAGTATTAAAACATACTTCACCTTTCCTCCTAActctatttatatataaatcCCTGAGAAGGTACCTGTCAAGTTGAAATTCACTATTTACAGTTAATAAACATCAGGAGTGCAAAGCAGACACCGGATCCTCCTTGTTCTGTGCAGCAGGGCGGTGCTCTGATCTCTCAGGTGAAGCTGCAAGTCGcttctgactcttcgcgactccatggactatacagtccatggaattcaccaggccagaatactggagtgaatagccattcccttctccaggggaatcgtcccaacccagggatcgaacccaggcctccctcattgcgggcggattccttaccagctgagccaccagggaagccccatctgtcAGGAGAGCAAGCTAAATCTCCCTCCCTAAATGGCAGAAAGGTGGTGGGTGGGGCGGAATTCTGCACAAAAGCAGCAGGTGAAATCTGCGGTCCATTCACTCTTGAGTGTCTGGAGGGCACGATGCGGCAAGTCATCAGGGACACTGTCGATCTCCCACGACTCCACCACTTTCTGCTCTTTTTAGACCTCTGAGTAGTGGCGCCAGGGACGATCAAGGCATTTTAGCAAAATCTGGAGCAGAAGATaggcagaaaacagaaagaataagGAGGCAAAAGGGCCAGCAGGGAACTTACATGGTGACAGAGCTGGGGGGGGTGCACTGCCCGTCGGTGCCCCCGTCCCTGATCGAcactggaggagagggaggggtgaGCCCTTGGGGAGGAAAGTGCAGCCAACCATTCAAAGCAACCAAAACATATCAACACAAAACATGGTCTTACTGGCCCATCAGGGAGACAAGCCGTGTTTCTCTCCACCTCGGGGGCCAGCACTCATCTCATCCAAAGGCACTTGGCCAAACCAAACTCTTAGGCTCAAGGGTGACCCACAGCCAACCACATCAGTGATGTTCAAAGCGGGTCCAGACCTCTGGGCCATTCTTCTTGGGCCCTTCTGGAACTAGGGAGGAATCCACTAAAATCTGACTTTAAAAGAATGATTATCGTCACATCTGCCTCCCATTAGCCTGGGTGCAGCCTGATGGTCTGTTCATCGAGGGTTTTGGAGAGATGAGTGTAAAATGCTCAGTGTCTgatagtggggggtgggggcaggaggagggacagCCAGTGCCATGCCGCCCAAATCACGAGATGGATGGGCACTCGTCACCACATGGCCAGGGAGCACAATTTCCCCTGTGAATCCAGAGACAGAATAAATGGCTTCCCACTGGTCTGCAATATTTTAAATCTATGGCTTATACGCaggataatatttaaataaagtgCTGTTGGTAGTGCATATGTGAAAGATACTCTGCAACCCAGAGAGCCAGAGATTCATTAGCATTTCTCAGCTTTTTGGAGATACAAGTATGGACAGAAAACTCCCACGGAGCGCTCAGGGCCTGGGGCATACCACACCCATGTGCTGCCAAAGTTCCCGAATCTTGGCAAGTCTACAAAGCCTGCATGAGGAGGAACTGAACATCAGGGGCTTtcatcaaaggaaaaataaaattccacaCCAGGTATCTGTCAGAATTGAGTCGGGAGGAGGAAGCAACCCAGCTCACTCCAGGAGAATTTGCCAAAAACATGTTTGCTTAACATTCAGCTCTAATCCCTATTTCTCAAAAAATGTATGGCCCACCTGTCAGTAGTTTGCAGAACTCTACACTTTTAGCGTCTCTTTTTACATCTTAAGGATATTTTAATTCAATTGTCTAAGAGCACATAACTTAATTTTGTACTTCTAGTAATAATTTATTAGAGTTGCCCCCATTTTCTTAaacactttttttctatttttgagtaTGTTCAAGACTTTATATGCAGATTATCTAAAACCCCTTGCTTAAAATGAGCTGAGTTCTAGCAATACATACACTCTTCTACACAGTCTCATACTTTGACAATTGGGCTTTCTTCATTTTTACCACTGGATGGAAAAGAGAGCTTCAGAAATTAAAGGTAATTTGACTCCTCTGTCTTACTTGATTATTTTGCCATAAAGCAAATGGCTTTATCCAATAGAAATCTTCCACATCACTTAATCCAAATAAGGACGTGTGGTGCTTTTGAGCACCCCCAAGGAGATGGAAAGGCAAAGCCCCccaataaaaaaagcaaaagggggCCGACAGGAGGAGAATGCCACAAATTCTatgtgaaacagaatagagatagCACAAATAATTATTGCTagaaacagtattttaaacaAAGGGTCTTCAGACAAATGCATTAAGACcgtcataaatatttacaaacagcCTTGTCACTGGTCAAGTGCTGTAAGTCTGAtcataactgaaaaatacaaaactatACAGAAAATGTCCTTTGGATAAACTGGTCTTAAATTTTTCTGCACTGAGGTTCTAAGgggggcttctctgctggctcagtggtcgAGTTTTAGGTAGAATGCCCACTACGAATACTGATTGCTGGGGGAACTGGTTTCAGGCGATTCAATTAGGGCTTGGCCCAGTTCACTCTTGAGTGCAGCCTGAACAAACAGGAACGTTTTCTGGGCCGCGAAGGGAGGCTGTGCACCCTGGGAGGTGTTGTGCGTAAAACGCAAGGGCGGGGCGGGGTCGCACACTTCCAGGGAGGACCGCACCCAGCGCCCCGACGCCTTCCCCAGGGCTCCCGGCAGTTTCGCATGCCCGGCCGGCGGGCTCTGCGTCCTGCCTCGCCCCCGCGCGCCGGACACACCCCCCTCACGTCCTTTTTCTCCAGGACGACGTCCGCTTTTCCTTCTGCGCGGCGGCCAGCCGCTGCTTCTCCGCCTCCTCCGCCTTCCGCTTCTCCTCCTTGGCCTCCTTGTACCGCCACTTGGGCAGCTGCAGGTGGCTGCTGTCCTTGGTGCTGCCCCGGGCCGCCCGCTCGGGCTGGAAGGTGGGCGCGGGCGCCTTGCTGACACGCACCTTGGGGACGGTCACGCCGGGCCGCACGCTGCTCCGCCGCAACAGCTGCAGGGGCAGGAGGCTGGCCCTCCGGGGAGCGGCCGGCGGCTGCGAAGACGCGAGGCCGGCTCTGGGGGCCTCCTCTTTGGAGACCCCCACAGCCTGGGAAGTCTGGGATTGTGGCTCGGGGCCCTCCGCCTTGTCCCTTTCCTGGGCTTGCGTGTCCGGATCCCCTCGCGATGCCAGGATCTCCTGCACAGCCAGCCGCCTTTTGCCCACACAGGGGGGGCTCTCGGGGCACACGGTCTGGCAGACGATGGCCACGGCAGGGCTGTAGAGGCTCGTGGTCATCTTGACCATGTGGTCCAGGGCCCCCCCATCCTCCAGGCCTTGGCGCGAGCGGGAGGTCAGCGTGGACCGCACAAAATCCGTGAGCTTCTGCAAGCAGCTCTTGGATCCCGCGGGCTTCTGACCCGCTTCCAGGGCCAGTGGCAGCTCTGGCTTGTACTTTTCCCCAAACTGCTCCGGGCAGGGTCGCTCCAGTAGCCTCTGGATGAGCCGAACCGCTTCAAACCGTCCGGTGTAGGTAGCCCACTCCTGGGAGGACATCCCCCGGCGGGAGTCCCTGGCGTGGACATCCGCCCctgaaaaccagaaagagaaaacaggaatGGGTGGGTGCAAGCAGGCCTTTTCCTttccacagacagaaaacaaaagacacagaAGACGGAGACAACCGCCTCTGCCTTGGAGCTGGGCCACCTGATGAACCCACACCTGACTGTCACCTCCGGCATTTACTATTATAACACAACCCACCTTTAAGTGCCCGACTTCAtggtttgtgctgtgcttagtcactcagttgtgtctgactctctgtgactccatggaccatagtctgccagcctcctctgtccatgggatcctccaggcaagaatactggggtggcttgtcattcccttctccaggggatcttcccaagccagggatcaaacctgggtcttctgcctcggcatgcgggttctttaccactagcaccacttgaaAAGCCCCTCTTTCCTATAAAGAAAACTGCCTAAACTCAGCACCTAaattgtggaatttttttttttttcatatagaaaTAAGACTTCATGGCTTTCTAGCAATGGAGAGACAGGTGGTTTGTAACACCTGGTGGATGCTACTAGAATGTTCTAAAAATACTACCAGTAACTATCACTGGCAAAGCATTTGCTGTCCTATTTATCTATcaactctccttttcctccaagATCTCACTCCTGGAGGTTATGATTCTTATTTTTGCAGGAAGTGTGTGTTTGTTCACTTTGGGTGCTTCAGGTTAGCTGGTCACGGGTCTGTCATCTTTACCAGACTATGGGCTTCCAGGACAGAGGCACATCTtagttgtttttgctttctgaacACATATCATTCTGATTGGTGGGAGGCATGCATTTAATAAACGTCTGTTACAATGGATGCCAGTCATGGTCGCTGAGGGCACTGCCTGAGTCCTCAAAGCTGATAAGAGAGAAGCGTCCAGACCTGGGTCCTGACCCACAATAGTCTGCGCTTCCCCCTACCCTGCAGGGAGGCCTCCTCCTCTGTGAACTTTCTGTGTCGACACAGCCCAGGTCTAGTGCTCAGGGATTTAATCCCACCGTAATCTAAGTGTACTGTGAAAGTGTTTTGTACATGCAATCAGCATCCACAATCACTTGACTTTAGGTCAAAGAGATTAGCACCCAAAATGTGGGTGAGCCTCCTTCAACTAGCTGAAGAACTTAGAACAAAAGCTGACGTTTTcaggagaagaaagaattcagcctcAAGACTGTAGCATCCACTCCTGCCCAAGTCTCCAGGATCCTGGCATGTCCTGCAGATTCCAGGCTTACCAATGCCAATTTCCCTAAAACttgttgctgttcaattgctcagtcgtgtccaacactttgcaactctatggactgtagcatgccaggcttccccatccttcactgtctcccaaagtttgcccaaaggcatatccattgagtcggtgacaccatccaaccatctcatcctctgtcatccccttctccaccctccttcaatctttcccagcatcagggtcttttccaatgagttagctcttcacatcaggtggccaaaggattcaagcttcagcttcagcatcagtccttccaataaatattcagggttgatttcttttaggattgatgggtttgatctccttgtagtccaaggggctctcaagagtcttctctagaaccacagttccaaagcatcaattcttcggagctcagccttctttatggtccaactctcacatccatacatgactactgggaaaaaaaaaaacctccctaaAATAATTCTCTTATTATATATTTCCCACCCATTCTGTCTTTCTGGAGAAATCTGCCTCCTACATCTCCCTTACACAAGTCACTTCGTTCACAAATCTCCCCATATCACCAACTGCCCCTCCTAATACTGCAAAGTTAATCTTCAATTCAACTTGACAAAATGTTTGTAAATTTCagtaaaagagaaattaataagGAATTGCTGTTCAGTTAATCTTGGTCCAATCTCAGccatatattaaaaatcattcaAGATTTCACGTCCCCTTAGTCATATTTCCACTGGCAAAACAATGTGGGGAAATAGGGCAGTTATCTAGCCTGCAAGCTCTGCAGAGACCAGTCTTGGAAGAGGCTTCTGCATGTACATCCCACATAGACTGGAGTGTCCGACACTCGAAGGCTGGTGAATAAGCACTGAATAGAGGAGGAGGGGTCTCAGTGGCTCCCTTGCCCTGCAGCCCCCATGGCCCATGGCCTAGGCAGACCCAACTCACCTGAGTTCACCCAGTAACACTCTTAATTCTGTGACACATTAAAGAATCACCATATTAGAAGAGTGGTAATTATTTGAAACTGGAAATCAGGATGGAACTCATTAGCTAGAGTACAATTTataaactgactcaaatgaaaaGGGGGCAGTAAAAATGTCATTGCAAAAAATAGATGACACATTAAGCCTTAATTAATTGCATGTCACTTGAAAAGGAGCAAACTgcaaaattaaaatcttaatgAACACTGCCTGAAAGAGACATTTTTCAAATGCTAGTGGAAAACTAAAGGAACAGCTGTCAAAAGTTGAGTGTGCCTCTTCCTCTCCAAAATCATCTTGGAAAGTACAAACACTCGAAAGAACAAAGGCCATTCTGACTGTAGTGCCGCCCAAGAGTCTTGAATACTGCTACAAATGAGGGATTCACTTCCTTAAGAAATCACTGTGATTCAGGGTAATATTAAAGGCCTGGACACAGTCATTAAATCATGACAGACAAGTACTGACGATTAGCATTTTATGCATATACCTCTGAGAGAGTATGGAGCAGCTCTGAAAGGCCAGTGTACCAGTCTCCTGCCCAGGAGACTCTTGGTAtcctcaccctcacccccacccccgttgGTTCACCCAGGGCTTCAGCAGTGTAGACAAGAGCTGAGCTCCTGACAGTCAGTTCATTTGCTACCAAGTTGGGTGCTGTGAGTTGTCTGTACGGGATCCTCTATTTTATTCAAGGCAGCAACTACTCAGTT
The sequence above is a segment of the Ovis canadensis isolate MfBH-ARS-UI-01 breed Bighorn chromosome 16, ARS-UI_OviCan_v2, whole genome shotgun sequence genome. Coding sequences within it:
- the ANKRD33B gene encoding ankyrin repeat domain-containing protein 33B isoform X2; amino-acid sequence: MVLLAGPGPEGGGARRVSPEPPSPPRDAQAGEDPADYEEYEDFSSLPDTRSVASDDSFYPYGDEEEYSSVSAESAPEAVPEGVPEAATLLRAACANDVGLLRALVRRGPSAEEVQETDRNGRTGLIVACYHGFVDTVVVLAECPHVDVNWQDSEGNTALITAAQAGADVHARDSRRGMSSQEWATYTGRFEAVRLIQRLLERPCPEQFGEKYKPELPLALEAGQKPAGSKSCLQKLTDFVRSTLTSRSRQGLEDGGALDHMVKMTTSLYSPAVAIVCQTVCPESPPCVGKRRLAVQEILASRGDPDTQAQERDKAEGPEPQSQTSQAVGVSKEEAPRAGLASSQPPAAPRRASLLPLQLLRRSSVRPGVTVPKVRVSKAPAPTFQPERAARGSTKDSSHLQLPKWRYKEAKEEKRKAEEAEKQRLAAAQKEKRTSSWRKRT
- the ANKRD33B gene encoding ankyrin repeat domain-containing protein 33B isoform X1, with the protein product MVLLAGPGPEGGGARRVSPEPPSPPRDAQAGEDPADYEEYEDFSSLPDTRSVASDDSFYPYGDEEEYSSVSAESAPEAVPEGVPEAATLLRAACANDVGLLRALVRRGPSAEEVQETDRNGRTGLIVACYHGFVDTVVVLAECPHVDVNWQDSEGNTALITAAQAGHVTITNYLLNYFPGLDLERRNAFGFTALMKAAMQGRTECIRALMLAGADVHARDSRRGMSSQEWATYTGRFEAVRLIQRLLERPCPEQFGEKYKPELPLALEAGQKPAGSKSCLQKLTDFVRSTLTSRSRQGLEDGGALDHMVKMTTSLYSPAVAIVCQTVCPESPPCVGKRRLAVQEILASRGDPDTQAQERDKAEGPEPQSQTSQAVGVSKEEAPRAGLASSQPPAAPRRASLLPLQLLRRSSVRPGVTVPKVRVSKAPAPTFQPERAARGSTKDSSHLQLPKWRYKEAKEEKRKAEEAEKQRLAAAQKEKRTSSWRKRT